A single region of the Epinephelus moara isolate mb chromosome 16, YSFRI_EMoa_1.0, whole genome shotgun sequence genome encodes:
- the LOC126402576 gene encoding paraneoplastic antigen Ma3 homolog translates to MHTRSSHRLRVFSGRLPRPQHEVDYDTWRSGADLIMKDPAISEIQWTRLILDSLLPPAADIVKHLSPDLLADIYIKQLDSAYGTVQDGEELYAKFMDTLQDAGEKPSTYLQRLQVALNLAVRRGEVPESEVNKHLLNQFCRGCWDNTLISELQLKQKKSSPPSFAELLLLLRTEEDQEAPKIQRMKQHLGTTRQKVTSQAQFAYEEEEKGMCATLTTLTKQLTQQMAAIQQQLSALTAIQSQGQHGSCAPRPSHATKPHSKPKTAGTAANPKPGFCFRCGEDGHIKPQCDNPPNSALVSAKRKQFNDKKQRWQRQSSSSEQLN, encoded by the coding sequence ATGCACACACGCTCATCCCACAGACTTCGTGTTTTCTCTGGACGACTGCCACGTCCACAACATGAGGTTGACTATGACACTTGGCGCTCCGGTGCTGACTTGATTATGAAGGACCCAGCCATCTCTGAAATTCAGTGGACACGTCTCATCCTGGACAGCTTACTGCCCCCTGCTGCAGACATCGTGAAACATCTGAGTCCTGATCTATTAGCTGACATCTACATCAAGCAGCTGGACTCAGCCTACGGTACAGTGCAAGATGGGGAGGAGTTGTACGCTAAATTTATGGACACTCTTCAGGATGCAGGAGAAAAACCATCTACCTACCTGCAGCGGTTACAGGTGGCGCTAAATCTCGCTGTGAGGAGAGGCGAAGTTCCTGAAAGTGAAGTAAATAAACATCTGCTGAATCAATTTTGTAGAGGCTGCTGGGATAATACCCTCATTTCAGAACTCCAGCTCAAACAGAAAAAGTCCAGCCCACCATCATTTGCCGAGCTTCTGTTGCTGCTCAGAACTGAAGAGGATCAAGAAGCTCCAAAGATCCAGAGAATGAAACAGCACCTAGGGACCACAAGACAAAAAGTCACTTCCCAGGCTCAATTTGCatatgaggaagaggagaaggggaTGTGTGCAACGTTGACCACACTCACTAAGCAACTCACTCAGCAAATGGCAGCCATTCAACAACAGCTATCTGCCCTGACCGCAATCCAGTCTCAAGGCCAACATGGTTCATGTGCTCCCAGACCCAGTCATGCTACGAAGCCCCATAGTAAACCAAAGACTGCTGGCACTGCTGCGAATCCAAAGCCAGGTTTCTGTTTCCGTTGTGGTGAGGATGGGCATATCAAGCCTCAATGCGACAATCCACCTAACTCTGCTCTGGTTAGTGCAAAGAGAAAACAATTCAATGACAAGAAACAAAGATGGCAAAGACAATCTTCAAGTTCTGAACAGTTAAACTAG